The sequence TGTTGGGCagttctgtggcgtcccacgtgtaagaGCGCTTACCTTGGTGTCGGTTTAATCAGGTACAGACGGCAAAGTATGATTACTTAGCTGAAATCTTCAAATCGGATCTCCGTATGATCGCTTCAACTATCGCGAGATGAGCCGTTTCTTTTCCTTTCTCTTTCGAATAATACAGACTCTGTCAATTGCGGTTAAAATCGCGGTGAAGCTTCGATCTTTTGGGTCATGGATTATTGTCAGTCGCCAGCCGTTAGTAAAATCGACCACCAGTCGGTTTGCTTACATTCATTTCAGATGATAATTTCCAAGGTCTCTTTCagtattgcatggccatgcttcaaATTACGGACTCTTTATGAATATCCCATCGATCCCAGACGCGCTTCGAAATAGATCcctatctcttcctcagtggaagGAAGAGATAGGGATctatttcgaaacgcgtctgggatcgATGGGATATTCATACAGAGTCCGTATGACTGGTGACTGACAATAATCCATGACCCAAAAGATCGAAGCTTCATCACGATTTTAACCGCGATTGACAGAGTCTGTATTATTCGAAAGAGAAAGGAAAAGAAACGGCTCATCTCGCGATAATTGAAGCGTTCATACGAAGATCCGATTTGAGGATGTCAGCTAAGTAATCATACTTTGCCGTCTGTACCTGATTAAACCGACACCAAGGTAAGCTCtcttacacgtgggacgccacagaactGCCCAACAAGTGAGTACCCTACTCATTACAGTTGAAGACTGTTTGCTACCGATTTTTTCCTATCGATTTTTCCTATTTTACCATCTGGATAATCGAATTTTCAGAAAATATTCGTATTGTATGGACTTTATATGAGCTTTATATGAGCGACATGTATGGACTTTATATGAGCTAATCTACCTATTACCTCATCCACCCCActagtatgtgtatgtatgttttaTGCTTCattaaattgcactattttaccATACTATACTGCTCTGCGTGAACCcatatgtttgagtgccggtccaatatTACTTAGATTTTTACTATTTTGAAGGGGTGATTCTATTTTGGACCTTGGCACCACTCCGTGTATATAGAGAGTGAGCCGTCCCATATTTTCTCTGCTTTCCTGATATGTTTTGTTTTCTCTGATAACTCGTATTGTCCTGCACAGGTCAGTGAAACCAGGAGGGGGCAGCAGATATTATGATCCCCAATGTGATTGTAATCAGATCCTTTCAATATCTCAGGGGGCAGGTGGAGATCTCCCATTACCCTGTGGATAAGGTGGAGTTGCCTACAAAGCAGTTGCACATAAAGTCGGGTTTCTCAATTCAGCACGTATCTGGCAACTGCTTAAAAAGCAACCCCATAACACACTGTTTTTCAATTCCTGCCTGGATCTGGAGATTCTTTTAGGAGTCTATAAGACAACTACTACTAATGATCCCCTAAAGTAGTGTTCCTTAATTCCAATTTAATATGTCAGAGAACTGCTTAAGAAGTAATACCTCACAAGTCTCAATTTCTGTCTTGCATAGAGCCTCTTTGCTAAATGTATTTGGGAATTGCATGAAAAGCACTTCCTCAGAGTAGTCCTTCTCAGTCCCGGGATgacttggagatttttttttagaataaagTTAGGTCATCGCTTAGAAGACAATCTCATGATGCAGTGTTTCTTAAATGTGTTTCTCAAAGAACCCCAATTTTGCCGTGTGTCCTCAGAATTGTGTAATCTGGCTGTCTTCTACTTCGAGATGAACAATGAGAGCGGGGAATGTCACCTGGTGCATTGTCCACAGCCGGAGAGCTGCCTCCTCCAGCTGCAAGAGCGCAGCATTCTCTACACCGTCATGGCTGGTGAGTCCACCATAGTAGTCACCAAGAGGATCCCTCCCTTAGCTCAGCCTGGCAGTCAGATTCCCTACCATTCCTCTCAATAGAAACTGATAAAACTGTAGAAGGAAAAAGTAATGTAAGATATTGGATTTATTCACATCtttcttctccattcacatccaaactgtaaatttagaaattttctaGTTTCTGTCACCAAAGAATAATGTGTTTATACAAGAGCTGAGCCTGACATGACAACTACACGGCCAGAGCTGACCTGATAGATCACTTTAAAGTGGCGGCAGACCAAATCTAGCAGCAACCAAGAGTATTTGCTTCAGCTTTGGATGTAACTAGAGTATAACATGCACTATAACTTGTTTTACGTATAGAGGAGGTCATGTTCACAATATGAATTCCATGTTCTAGGTGCTGATCCAGATCTGCTGGTGTTTGATAAACTGGGACATATTGATTTGAACCCACGTTCATCATTAAAGTGGGAGCGTCTGAACTTATCCCGCGTTCCGACTTCCTCGACCCCTGTTTCCCCAACCATCTTACCCTCTAATGAACCTCATGTTAATTCACTGTCCACCCATCCACATGATGAGTTACCTCTTCATCCACCAACCCAACATCCTTCTCCTCAGCCCCCATCCCCAGCAGACTCTCCTCTCCGCTCTTTGCCACCTACTTATTCTCCTCCATTAACTGCTCAAGTTACTTCTAAGACAACATTGATCTCCTCCCCAGAAGACAGAGAATCCAACAAGGAGACACCTCCATCCTTACCACCCCTGGACCAACCAGATTTACAGAGTCCGGCTCACCTTGACAGCAGCAAGCAGCATATAAATGAAACCAAGGGCCACAGTGGTAGAAACCAGACTTATGAGGGAGATACTGAAGACTCCTCAGACACCATGACCCATCTCTGGCCACTTCCTGCATTGATTGGTTCCATGGTGACCTTACTGTGCTGCTGTTCAGGTATCCTGGCATTTGGGTGCTGCAGGAGGAAGCGAAGAGGGAGGTATAGACCCTGGAGGGCTCCAagagctgagaaagggacaatgaTAACTTGCACTCTTCTCAAGGAGAAGGCCTGAAACTCACTGCCTCATAGCCATGGGTCACCCCCTAGTGAATAATATTGGTCCTGCTATACGACTATCACCTGAAAGGTGAGGAAATAGCAGGATGAGATCCAGTTCCTTGGTACAGGATTTGGAGGCTACGGCCAAGAATGGTAAAATGCTTAATGCTCATCTCTGGGATTACGTGGAAGGGAATCAATTTGTCCCCCAGCATTGCAGCTGCAGGTCACATTGTAGGCCTTGGTCAATACATCCATTATATTTGTGATGATCTTTCCTTCTGAATATTGTGACAGTTGATTGGTGCAATTTTTGCAaccaaaatgcataaaaaataatGAAGCATCTTTGCAAATATAGTCTAGATGAAAAATCTCCTACagttatgtgtgtgtgtatacagctcctatacaGAACTATATGTTgttatggttacagactacaaacacacCCTGCGTAGTCTGATTAACCATTCATGTGTTATTGATTTTCAAAATCAATGATATGGTAACAATTTTCAAAAGGATTTGTCCAACTGGGCATAACTTAACACCTCAATGGAAAGTTCATTATGGAGAAGAATATTCCtagctaagggcttgttcacacgaccgtgtgaagcccaagcccgtgcccgtgctgcggaccgcaaattgcggtccgctaaGCACCTGCCGTGTGGCAGCCCCGCATAGGgatcgcagccctattcacttgaatgggtccgcgatccctccgttccgcaaaaagatagagcaagcgctatccttttgcggtgcggaagcacggaactgaACACTACattagcactatggagtgctttctgaggttccgttccgtacttcagcaccgcaaaaagatatcattgaaatgaatgagtccgctcTAGTGATGCGGGATGGCCACGGAACGGGACCCGTGTATTGTGGgtctgcaatacgggcacaggcttcacacggtcgtgtgagcgAGCCCTTAGTGTGTTTGGTTTGCCTAGTGGAGTTCTAAGATTGTCTTCATTGTATGTAAGGAAAGTGGTTTTATCTCAAAGGTTTCATTTAATcttaaagggcgtctgtcagcagatttgtacctatgacactgactcacctgttacatgtgcacttggcagctgaagacatccgtgttgatctcatgttcatatgcgtccgcattgctgagaaaaatgatgttttgttatgtgcaaatgagcctttaggggcAATGGGGGAGTTGCCAATACTCCTACAGGCACTGCTctatctgcaactgctgcgccctctccactttgattgacagggccaatcgTGAAGAGGGCATGGCAGAtgcacagagagcagagcctccaggtgtaatgacaacacccctgttgctcctagaggctcatttgcatataataaaacatcatttttctcagcaatgcaggcacatatgaacatgggactaacacagatgccttcagctgccaagcgcacaagtaacaggtcagccagtttcataggtacaaatttgccGACAGACGCCCTTTTAAGCCTGAAGAATTTTGGAAAAGTCAGACAACCACCTTGGATACCTACAAATCAAATTGTTGTATATAAACAAAAACTTAAGAGAAAAGTTGCACTATAAGGATGCATTCATGCTGTTAGTTTTTCTcgggccattttgcatcagtgtgtgcatccagtTTCTAGCTGTGTACCCATTTTTAATgcccattttgcatcagttttaaACAGCTGTTAAACGCATGTAGTTCattggcattaaaaaaaaatttacatcccaactagggatgagcgaattgacttcggatttgcataaaactttgcttCAATACCGTACGGAgcatgctccgtacagtattagaatgtattggctcctatgagccaagGTTATTACTTTCGTGAAGGctgcgcataataacttcataaattgatttctactgtaaaaaaccatttcccgaagtCGATTCG is a genomic window of Bufo bufo chromosome 1, aBufBuf1.1, whole genome shotgun sequence containing:
- the MANSC4 gene encoding MANSC domain-containing protein 4 isoform X2, with translation MSQHMGPATGTELCNLAVFYFEMNNESGECHLVHCPQPESCLLQLQERSILYTVMAGADPDLLVFDKLGHIDLNPRSSLKWERLNLSRVPTSSTPVSPTILPSNEPHVNSLSTHPHDELPLHPPTQHPSPQPPSPADSPLRSLPPTYSPPLTAQVTSKTTLISSPEDRESNKETPPSLPPLDQPDLQSPAHLDSSKQHINETKGHSGRNQTYEGDTEDSSDTMTHLWPLPALIGSMVTLLCCCSGILAFGCCRRKRRGRYRPWRAPRAEKGTMITCTLLKEKA
- the MANSC4 gene encoding MANSC domain-containing protein 4 isoform X1 translates to MAVNVESVTLLLFSLLDIPWVLCLSSALCPHTTFYHGCWIRRFPGLFLSFSGSEQRGAKVLQRHPEPSAQLCSRKCCHQELCNLAVFYFEMNNESGECHLVHCPQPESCLLQLQERSILYTVMAGADPDLLVFDKLGHIDLNPRSSLKWERLNLSRVPTSSTPVSPTILPSNEPHVNSLSTHPHDELPLHPPTQHPSPQPPSPADSPLRSLPPTYSPPLTAQVTSKTTLISSPEDRESNKETPPSLPPLDQPDLQSPAHLDSSKQHINETKGHSGRNQTYEGDTEDSSDTMTHLWPLPALIGSMVTLLCCCSGILAFGCCRRKRRGRYRPWRAPRAEKGTMITCTLLKEKA